The window CGCAGTGATGAAATCATAGTCGGTGTTAGTCCGTACAGGACCCACATCATTATGTTACTATGGCTAGACGGTCAGTCAAATGCATGCAAGAAGAAGCTGTGGGACTTTTGTAACTCTTACTGTGTTAATCACAGCATGTTTTGTTGTATAATCATGATTGTGAAGGGGGAAGTATAATTGCAGACGGTGTGCCCTGCAGGTAGAGCCTCTGGGAGGCAGCAGGGAGAGGTCAGGATGGCAGGTGTTGGGGCAAGTGCCCCGGCTAACCCTGCGTGTAAGATCATGACCTTCAGACCTACCATGGAGGAGTTTAAGGACTTTAACCAGTACCTGGTTTACATGGAGTCTCAGGGAGCTCATCGTGCTGGACTGGCCAAGGTTGGTATGTTTATGCATGTGATGGACAGTAAAATGTGTAttgtacatataataataataacaacagtccaaaatataaaatctaaatgcACAATATAGGTCCATTGTATGTTAGTTTTACTTTCAATCAGTGAGGACAGCACAAAAGAGTGAtgggctttttatttttaattattattattatttatttatatttaaaaaaagatcacaactcaattataaaatatatataaaatataataataattgtagtaaTAGTAAGATAGTAATCAAATAATATTGTGTAATCCTTTAATATTTTAGTAACTTTAATAGAAATAATAGAaggtaatatataaaatataatataccatgatcatttttattttgttattgtcttaatatatatatgtgtgtatatatatatatatatatatatatatatatatatatatatatatatatatatatatatatatatatatatatatatatatatatatatatatatatatatatatataatatacacacacacacacacacagtgtatatacacacactctctcttggACCAAAAACAGTGGCTTCATATTTCTTAAATCTTCATTACTTCCACAGATTATTCCACCCAAGGGCTGGAAGCCACGTCGCAATTACGATGATATTGATGATTTGGTCATTCAAGCACCTATTCAGCAGATGGTGGCTGGCCAATCAGGACTCTTCACCCAGTACAACATCCAGAAGAAACCGCTCACTGTGCAAGAATTCCGCAGACTGGCCAACAGTGACATGTAAGTGACAACTGTTATTCTACTCTAACTACATTTAAACGAAGTATGTGcatgcagtaatattctgtggattGCATTCACATTCTTTCCATTTCTTTATACCGTATTCAGCCATAACCTACAGTCTAGGTTATTCTTCCATATTTCCAAAAAAGCAAAGCAGTGCATAAACGATAGCAGATGTGTTTACTAAAtagaaatcaataaataaataaacactccaTATATTAAACTCTAatctaaactaaaatatttttggaaAGTATTATTGGAATATGTATgtttaaaatacagtttcataTAATGCCATGCAGTTTACAAACACCTCTGGTTTGGTTCCTTTATGCATTGATATATGCTGGACTTCTATTGCACTCAGTAATAAGATTCCTTTAAATGATGGATTGACCTATATTCGTTAAGGCCATCTGGAGATGTGTGATTTACCTACTCAGGTACTGCACACCTCGCTACCTGAACTATGAAGACCTGGAGAGGAAGTACTGGAAGAATCTGACATTCGTCTCGCCCATCTATGGTGCTGATGTGAGCGGCACACTCTATGATGAGGTGAGGATGCAGGTGGACCACAGCCCTTGTGCTCTGAATGTCCAGCACAACATTTCTCAAATGGAATGTGAATGCCATGTGTGTTAAGGATGAATGAATATGGTCATAAATTACCAtaattatgataaaaataaaaacacaaaaaatattcaTTAATCATTTGGGAAATGTATAAGAATCGAAAACATCTTGGTAGTGCCATGGTACTTTCTTTATTGTGCTGTGAAGTGGTAAGCAGGTGATAGTTGAGCTAATGTTTGCTGCTCTTATCTCAGGACATTAAGGAGTGGAACATCGGGCACCTGAACTCAATCTTGGATGTGATTGAAGAGGATTGTGGAGTGTCCATTCAGGGTGTAAACACACCCTATCTGTACTTTGGAATGTGGAAAACCAGCTTCTCCTGGCACACGGAGGACATGGACCTCTACAGCATCAACTACCTGCACTTTGGGGAGCCCAAATCCTGGTAGGACTCACTGTGGTTTTCTGTGTTTCTTGAGAAAGCATGGATCTATTTGAACTTCTTTCTTCATCTACCTCAGAGGACCTGAAAttctgccatttaaaaaaaataaataaatgccattttcACAGGTATGCCATCCCTCCAGAGCATGGGAAGAGATTGGAACGTCTTGCCATaggtaatttctttttttaatgtaaaactaaAAGAGTGTGCCATTTATTCAAATCTAATAtgaaataaatctcttcatacatatatatatatatatatatatatatatatatatatatatatatatatatatatatatatatatatatatatatatatgaagagtttagatgcaaaagcctctaagtatCATCTAAAATTATtatctaaaattagcatttttatcaggctacTTTGTTTAAATTCAGTGAATTTACTTTAATTGTCATTTTCTAAGCaatgaaagtgaaataactgaacataaatataggagcctgataaagaAAAAGCTAATTTTAGAAGAAGATTTCAGACTGCACTAAGAGGCTTTTGCAACTGATCTCCTCATTTTTTGCATACTTTCTAAAGATAGATATACTTGCATACAGTAAAATGTCCAGGTTTTGACTTTGTTTTCTTATTGTTTTCATACTTCCTGAAAGTAACAACTCAAAATTAGTTTGACCAAAAGTGCGCAGGAATTGTATATGATCAACCAATCATGCTGTGCAAGAAGGTGGTGGCTACAGAAAACGGTCAAAGCAATTCAAATAAGCACGCATATAATGTATGAGAACGGTAGAGAGCACATCAATAGCAAAACAAGTCATAAACCTagacattttaggcaatttagataTCCTGGACAGGACATGTCCACAAAAAAAGGTGTATGGATGTATCTAGATAACCTAGATATAACAATTCACTTTGTGTTGTGCTGGGCGTGATACATGTGTCTTTGTCTTTAGGTTTCTTTCCTAACAGTTTTAAAAGCTGTGAGGCGTTCCTGAGACACAAGATGACACTGATATCCCCCTCTGTACTAAAGAAATACAGCATACCATTTGATAAGGCAATCCACAgtcttttaaaactattttagtttTAAGAATAATGTTGTGGTGTCTCATTTCGCCAAGTATGTGTTCACAATACACTGATATATTATTATAGATAACACAGGAAGCGGGGGAGTTTATGATCACGTTTCCCTATGGTTACCACGCTGGCTTCAACCACGGCTTCAACTGTGCTGAATCCACCAATTTCGCTAGTATCCGGTGGATCAATTATGGAAAAGTTGCTACGCAGGTACTAAGAAGCACTTAATAACAGCTGTTGCTGATGGAAATCCGGCACCTTCATGTTACCTTCGTCTGCAACTGGTGAACATTGGatgctcttttattttattttattgttttgtgtaaAAACCTGTCCTCTTGCAGTGTACATGCAGTAAGGACATGGTGAAGATCTCCATGGATCCATTTGTTAGACGATTCCAGCCAGATCGCTATCAGGCTTGGACACAAGGCAAAGACTCATGTCCATTGGATCACAGCTTGGCCACACCTAGCACCACACCGGAGCTGCAGAGCTGGCTTCAGAGGCGTCGCAGGAAAGCACCTTCCACCTCAAGGTATAAGCAGGGTTTCAACAAGGTAAACCTTCTATAGTCAGCTTCCTTTTTCAGGTCAACTGCTTTCAGAACAATAGTTTGAAGAGGCATTGGCTGAGCAATTTGGGTTATAAGTCTGCTTCCACTCTTCCCTCTGCTTTAGTATACGgtagttattgttaactaaaatattataattcatttttgttcattaaaagaaagttgaaattaaataaaaaagaaataacatgaacttaaaatgtaaaaaaatatataatgttgtaGTATTTAAGTATGAGTTTGAGTACTTGAGCACACTATTTAaagtactttacaaaaaaatgatCAGACCTTAACATTTGATACTGTAGGTAGAAACAATTTCTTTGCAGAGGTCAATCAGTATAGATattgtttgaaacaaaaatgctgtTTGCTAGCAGGTTCAGTTCACAGTCTCGGATAGTGGATGATTCATCTTTTTGTATCAACAGTCTCCATTATCCACATGCATGCTCCAAACGACTGAAGACTGTGGACTCTGCACCAGAGAAAGGGGGTGGACGCAGAAGTAGAGAAGCAGCTTTAACATCGAAAAGCGAGGATAATGAAGACTCAATAAAACACCAGAATCAATCACAGTACTCAGGTGAATTAAAAGGCTGTCAATCACAATACATGTCCTCCTTTAACACATTCCCATGCTACTGCTGAGTCATTTGCAGTTGTTCTCTaattcagaaataaatgtaaatgcatttccatatttattttgtgttattaattttcaaatataatttgatgTGATCTGATAACACACTCAAATTTAGTACAGTTCTAGTCCTAGTTCATCACAACATAGCATTTTTTGTCAAATCCAAATGAAAACGTGTGGTCTATGGTATAATGTTTTGACTGGCCCGTCAGAaaaattccaaaataaataaaatacattatctgaataaatgaaaattaaatgcacacTAATGTTGGGATCAGTATGTTTTAAATTCTTTATTTAGCAGTGtctaaatagtttaataaatagattaaatgcagaaaataatagaaacatttcaaataaatagatGCAATTGTCCGGTAacattttgcatttctttttacatttcatgcattattaaaataacacgTTTTTTAACATAAGTTAATGCActatgaactaacatgaacaaacaatgaatgtacgactgtatttttattaactcgcgttaacaaagattaataaagagTGTATTAAATGTAGTTCATTGTTGGTTCATGTTAATTAACGAATGAcaccttaatgtaaagtgtttccaatttatcaaaagtgacatgtTTAATTTGacaagatttatatttcaaatacatgctgctcttttaacttttatattcaacagagaatcctgaaaaatggaTCAACAAAATATTAATCCACTGattccacacaaatattaagcagcagctcaaatgttttcaactgacaataacaagaaatgttttgaCATTTCAGAATGATTTAAGGCTGttaataattcagctttgccatcactggaatgAATATCATTGAAAAGTATATTAAATAGGGAAACCGTTATAAAAAAGATTACTGTTTTGTATACTTGTTAAACACAATCATTGAAATCCCCAAACTTTGGAGTTCAGCTATAACTACATGTCTGTTTATGTCTcggttttattgttttgtctttttttagggCTCACTGGTCCATGCCGACAAATGTGTGTTGTGAAAGTAACAAGAGTGGAGAATGACTTGCTGGCCCACTCCACCAGACAAGTCAAAGATGATTCCCCTCTACTCATCCCCACATCCAGGCAGAGTGATCTCGATCTAGGTCATACAAGCTCCCAGACATCTTTAATTTTCAATGAAGGTCGAGTATCCACAAACTCAAACTCCACTGCACACCCTGGACCTGAATTAACCTCAGACAGCAGCGTCACTGTAGATGTGACTCTGGACTCAGAAAGAACTGCTGAAAGTCCTTATCGAAGGACTAAACTAAACTGTGAACCTGTTTCAATAAAGAGTGCTCTTTCTATTCCTGTGACCCATTCAGCGAGACTTAATTCCACTGGTACTGCCATTTTATTTTCAGAAACTGATTCCCAACAATCTAAAATTGAAACTGAAGAGCAGGTTGCCGATCTCTTGACTGAGAACAGCATTGATTGCTGCACATCAGCACTTTACAAAGAGCAAAGCTCGATCCGTCTAGACTCTGCTCTTCAGGGTTTGGAAACCTCAGAAAACAGAACAAACGCTGAAATCCACAATGCTTCATTTAGTGAAATGCCTCTTCTAATGCCCGAGCTCATAGAAGAGAGAGTCAATCCTCAATCTCTCGCACCTGAAATGCCCTCGCTGACTCTCGCTGTCCGACCAGACACCACAAATCACAGACCTCACAGTCCCAACATTAATGCACCTGTTCTCTATCTGGAAAAATCACACTCTCCTCCTGTTACAACCGATGATGTGGGGACTTGTTCTGAAAGACATTTTCCCGATTGGCTCTTTGTTGCACTCCAAGAAGGTGCAAGCCAAACACAAAACTCAATCTCAGACACCTTTAGAGCAAAACCAGCATCTCCTTCCTTAGTTTCAAAATGGGGGCCACCAGAGGAATCCAAACAGGAAGGATATGAACACATCCCATCCGCAGACAGGAACACTCAAAATGAGTCCATTTCTAAAATCACTAGTCAGAGTATTTTACAATGTTCTACCGTAGCAGATGTGGATTCAATGGACACCTGTGACTCTGAAATGGCCAGTGGAGACAAACAAAGTTCTCTCAGTCTCCAAGAGCAGCTCACATGCTCCCAGGGCCCCTACATGGAGTCCAAACCCTTCACCATTTGGAAAAACCTCAGCTCCCAGAATCCTGCAGTGCTCATCGAGAGCTTGCAGCCTGAGCTGGTAGTTGGTCTTACCACAGGTGTGAGCAGTCTTACAGATTATGCCCATGACTCGCTGCCCTACACCATGTGGTCCGAATCAGGGTGCCAAAAAGAAAAGTTCCCTGATTCTCCAAACTCTTCACCATGCACTCAGACTTGGACCAACCTGGAGCCCATTCCTATGCAGTGCCATATTGGAGACATGGCTCCAAACGCACCTCCTGATCTGAAGGAGCAGTACCTGGAGTTGGAACCAGCTGAAGCTTGTGTGCTCCGTGAGCAGACAGACTCTCAGGAACCTCAGGAGGAAGAGTTTAAAGGTCAGGAGTATTATGAAGGTCCAAAGTCAGAGGACGATGGGTCTGTGAGCGACTCTGATTCGTGTGAATCAGGGAATAAAGGTGCTGACAGCAGCAGTGAATCCAGTGAGGAGAACGCCATGAGTGACCCTGAGTATGTGGAAACGAGTTTGGAGCCAGGGGAAGTCTGTACAGTGAGTTCTGGTGCTATACAATGAAAAGAAATGCGTCCTCTCCTCAACATAGTTCTTAGATTCTGACCTGACCAAACAGTGACTGTGGTGACAAGACATTTTGCTGATTGCCTGGTTTCAACTTTAATCATAACCTACAGGATGAACCTGCTCACAGTAAAATCTCAACGGTCAAAAGTTTTACCTGCATGTTTAATAAAAGATGTGCTCTGATTGTTAAACTAAAATTTGCATACAAATGAAAAGCACGGACACTAGTGgggtttttaatttaattattttttttttaagtaatttattttgtatatattttagattttaggtattttttatgtctattttattatttgttttgtatatatatgtgcTCTGATTGgattttgtttttgccgtgtCATTTTTATCTTTTAGATTATCTAAACTTAACCTAAACTCAATTTTGCATACAGATGAGAAGCACATACACTGGTGGggcttttaatttaatgttttttttaattcactattattttttatatatatttagagattgagatatttttatgtatgttttattatttgttttatatacagtatatatctttACTGTGAGTCTTTACTGtgactttaatgcatccttgctcaataaaaatgttcattaaaagtATCAAAACCTTACTGACCATAAACTTTCATATTAATTTACACTTGCTGTGAATCCAGTGAATTATGTCTGCACACATAAATCAGAACACTTACTCACTTAGTTGCTTTTTATACCTTAACACCTTGCAAACCGTGTCAAAGCATTGATAAATGTgcacatactatatgcacacatgCACAATAAAGGTAGcacagtattttatattttttggaaaGTGTCTCTCTCTCACTGAATGTCCTCTTtgcctctttctttttcttttttgttgttctcACAGTATCACATGCAAACTGTTAAGAAGATAGCCAAGAGTTGGCGTCACCCCCTCAGAAAACCCACTGCAAGAGCAGTGCCAAGTGCTGTGAAACAGCAGGCTGCCAGCGATGATGGTGATTGTTTAACCACTTTCAATTTTATCATGAGCGATAAACAATAGAAATTTGAACAATTGTTGTATTAGTACTTTTATTAATAACATactatgttttattatattccaAATATTTCCTGGCTCCTGAATATTTATCTTTACCACATGCTGTCATTAGACAAAATTGCACTAATATTACATTGTTGCATTCCGTCTAtagtatttttcattatttatccATGTATATGTGCAGACTGACATTTTTGCTCCACATCATGCACACGTATAATTTTAAGAAGCAGTGTGAAGTTACATAAttaattatactaaattaacatGTTAAACTGACAGCCTTGGAGTCGATATTTATTTGTATGTCTGTCTCAGAGACTTTAGAGGACTGTGCAACTAAAGAAGAGGAACCAGAAGCTGAGGAATGGGCAAAGCCTTTAGCACATCTGTGGCAACACAGAAAAGCTCATTTTCAATATGAACGAGAATACAACACAACTGCAGCTAAAACCTCTCCACACTGTGCTGTCTGCACCCTTTTCATGCCATACTATCAGGTAACTTTTGTATAGAGATGCTATGTATTGATTTGTGTATTTGTGCTTTGTGTCATACAGATATTTCAATCTCTTGTTTTTGCTCTCACAGCCTGATCATTTTGAGGAGAGAAGGCATGATGTCTTGATGAATGCTGCCACAGAGTCTCTGGGATCATCTTCACAGGAGGCGGGCTTGAGATCACAACCTCTGATTCCTGAAATTTGCTTTGCTTACCAGGAGGGTCCATGTCCCTTGAACACACTTCTAGAGGAGGATGGATCCAGTCCTCTTGTGGCCTGTAATAGTTGCTGTGTTCAAGTTCATGCCAGTACGTCCCTGAGAGCATTCAACAACAAACCTAACACATAAAAAAATTCCTAGATAggatttttatttaatctgttatTGTGATattgtgaattttcagcatcaatcacgtcagttttcagtgtcagatgatacttcagaaatcattctaatataatggtttggtgctaaagaaacattttattattataaatgttgaaaacttttTGTGGTGATCATttgttttaggattctttgatgaatagaaagtttaaaagaacagcatttatttaaaatagaaatgctCTGTAACTATGTAaaagtcttaactgtcacttttgatcagtgaaatatatgcttgctgaataaaggtaataatttattaaaaaaaaatatttaatgctagtgcataaaatttattaaatacataagtTTAATATCTGTACTTACTGTATAAAGTATTATTTTCATGTATGAAGAcccatttataataaacaataaaaatattaatcattcatttactttttttttttttttttaacttttttattattaaaaggatagttcacccaaaaatgtttgattaccagcaatcttcaaaatttCTTCTTTTCTGCTTGCTTAAGAatgcaactcatacaggtttggaacgacatgagggtgagtaaatgatgacatcattttcagatttgggtgaactatccctttaaggtaccATGCTATTGCTAAATTAATTGGCTTTTATATTGCCATTGTACTAAAGCAGGTCATTATAATATTATCTTAAAATTATCTTTTTCAACTCAATTTTAGACTCTTGTTAGATGTATAGTGtggaagaaaaacatttttattgtcatgCATTTCCCACTGCATTTTGTTCCAAAAGGGTGTGAAATTGGGCTTTTATTAGAATAAAATGATTGCAAATAATTTCATGCTTTTTCCACCTATTATAAAGCATTCTTTGGTATATGTGTTCAAGAAGTGGTGTACACATTTAATACTTATCTTAAGTaagcatacacacaaacacataacttgGCATAGTACAGAATGTAAGTTTGTTTTAATTGGTCCACAGGTTGCTACGGTGTTGCTACTCATGATGTCAGTCCAGTGTGGACATGCGACAGATGTGTGAGCGGAGACCTGGCAGCTGTATGTAATAATTCAGTCATTCTGTATCAGTATGATTTATGGTCTAATTACAATTTTGCttgccttttatatatatatatatacacacacacacacacacacacacacacacacatacacacacagtatatatgtgtgactttttgtttctgtttgtgtgtgtgtctgttctaTACTAGGGATGCTGTTTGTGTAACCTGAGGGGAGGTGCATTAAAAAGAACCTCAGATGACAGGTAATCTCCATTATTCAGATCCATTAAtactaatatagtattttattaaatacaaaacagagaagaagatTGAGTATGTTTTTTCACATTCTCtggtattttaaataataagcaAATAAGAGTTTGGTCAGGATCGTGTTCTTAGATGCTAGTGAATGCATCAAGCATCTCATTCATTATACATCCTATAGATGGGTCCATGTGATGTGTGCTGTGGGTCTCCCTGAGGTGAAGTTCATTGATGTGGTGAAGAGAGCTCCTATTGACATCAGTGCCATACCTGTACAGAGATATAAACTGGTGAGTTATAAACACATTTATAGACCATAGAAATTGCAAAACAAGTGTAAAAGTCTTAACAGCCCATCAAAGATGTTTTTTGATGGACCAGTgaagtactaaaactaaaatgaatgttTCCTACACTGCTGTTTCCTTGTTTAGACAAAGTATTGCCATTTTTGTTGTCATCTGtgcactctctgtctctctctctctctctctctgtagaagTGTATATATTGCCGTAACAGGATAAAGAAGCTGTCCGGAGCATGTATTCAGTGCTTGTGTGGTCGTTGCCCAACCTCTTTCCATGTCACTTGTGCACACGCAGCAGGAGTGCTCATGGAGCCTGATGATTGGCCGTATGTGGTTTTCATCACCTGTCACAGGCACCAGTCACGGAGCTCCAGTTCTGTGAGTATATTTTAATAGGTTGTGTTTAACCAGCACACTTAAAACAAGAACAGCATACCATAtacattgaatatatatatatatatatatatatatatatatatatatataattataatttttttttttaaaggatttatttttggcatttttgcttttattacaaTTGGACAGATCGGAACTGACAGGAAGTGAACTGGGAGAGAGATAGGGGGTGGGATCGGGAAAGGTCCTTGAGTCAGGATTAGAACTGGGATGCCTGTAGCGCAGCAGTGCTGGCTATTGGTGCCAActgaatagattttttaaataccCGTGTCATAAATTCACTTACTGACCTTGACATACACTACATTCATGGGATTCTTTAGGGTCCTGACTTTGATATCCATTTCTGTTTAATGGTGGTCTTGTCATGCATCATACTGACTTACATTATAGTTAGCCATATcattttaaaggtgccatagaatgtaAAACTGTATTGACCTTGGCATAGCTGAATAACAACAGTTCTATACATGGAAATGACATACTGTGAACCTCAAACACCATTGTTTTTTCTACGTCCCCCAACAATTGCATATACCCGCCCATGTTTTATTCCAGCCGAACCTGCACAGCCGTATCATCAAAAGTTCTGCAGGTACTGTGAAGAAACAAGCGAGGATAATATCGAAAATGGCAGATCATGGAAATAAATGTTATGCTCCAGGCTGTGCAGGGGATGTGATGTTCAGGGGTGGATTGGTGTCTGTATTCAGAAAGGCATGGAAAACAAATAACGTGCattctaataaaataatgcaagCCACTGAAGGGACATGGTTAGCTGCTTGCTAGCGGTAGCCTGTTGCATTACCTAACAGAGTAAGGAGAGATGCCTGAGGATGATGGCGAATGATTTACAGATCCTGAGCACCACTGACAAGCATCTGATCTTGTAAAATCAGATTATGTAAAATCATCAAGATGATcttgcaaccccccccccccccacatcaaCTCttatagctgacgactttgccatgtttttcattaataaaattaaaaacatcagtgcacaattttccacaccacaatctgtcaagcacattttaccagcAAATACACACTTGttctcatctttctcttcactctctgaggcaagaagtctcatcctttctaatcatcctactacaaccaaaggggcagctgtggcctaatggttaaagacttggactagttaccagaaggtcgccGGTTCGAGTCTtgagtgctggcaggagttgtaggtgggagggagtgaatgaacagtgctgaagtgcccttgaggcACTGAACCCCTAGTTGCTCCTCGCGCGCtagatatatagctgcccactgctccgggtgtgtgttcaaggtgtgttcacttctcactgctgtgtgtgtccacttggatgggttaaatgcagagcatcaattccgagtatgggttaccgtacttggcaaatgtcacgacatTCACTTGTCCGCTTTATCCTATTcaatctcatctccttcaagccatttctcctgcagttttaCCTGCACTCACTTACATCAACATATCCCTTCCACACTAGTGTTTTCATTTAGACAGGATCATATAATCCCACTACTTAAGGAACCCACCCTTAACCCATCTCGAGAACTACAGAcaagtttcccttcttcctttcattgcaaaaacacttcaaCAAGCTGTGTTCtaccaagtctctgcctttctcacacagaacaacctccttgacggCAACTagtctggtttcagaagtggacattaaaccgagactgccttgctcttagttgttgaagccctaagactggcaagagcggattCCAATACTTCTTCAGTACTTCAATACTTATgttgctggatctgtctgctgcttttgacaccgttaaacAACAGATCCCCGTGTCAACCCTattggcatctcaggaaccggactcaagtggtttgagtcttacctagcaggtaggtccttcaaagtatcttggagaggtgaggtgtccaagtcaactactggggtgcctcatggctcagttcttggaccatttctcttctctgtctacatggaaTCACTAGGTTCTgttattcagaaacatggcttttcttatcactgtaTTACAGATGacactcaactcaactcaacctCTCATTTCATCCTGATGATCAGAcgatagctgctcgcatctcagcttgtctaacaggaATTTCTttctggatgaaggaccatcaccttcaactcaacattgccaagacagaactgcttgtggttccagcaaacacatcatttcatcacaatttcaccatccagttaggcacatcaaccataactccttcaataacagccagaaacctttgagttatgattgatgatcagctgactttctcagaccacaatgctaaaactgtccgatcctgcagatttgctttattcaacatcaagaagatcaggccctttctttcgtaACATGCTTCActactccttgttcaagctcttgttctgtccaggctggactattgcaatgctctcgtCTCGGCATCCCAAAGAAGCCCAAaatcacttttacggac is drawn from Carassius gibelio isolate Cgi1373 ecotype wild population from Czech Republic chromosome B1, carGib1.2-hapl.c, whole genome shotgun sequence and contains these coding sequences:
- the kdm4c gene encoding lysine-specific demethylase 4C isoform X1, with the translated sequence MAGVGASAPANPACKIMTFRPTMEEFKDFNQYLVYMESQGAHRAGLAKIIPPKGWKPRRNYDDIDDLVIQAPIQQMVAGQSGLFTQYNIQKKPLTVQEFRRLANSDMYCTPRYLNYEDLERKYWKNLTFVSPIYGADVSGTLYDEDIKEWNIGHLNSILDVIEEDCGVSIQGVNTPYLYFGMWKTSFSWHTEDMDLYSINYLHFGEPKSWYAIPPEHGKRLERLAIGFFPNSFKSCEAFLRHKMTLISPSVLKKYSIPFDKITQEAGEFMITFPYGYHAGFNHGFNCAESTNFASIRWINYGKVATQCTCSKDMVKISMDPFVRRFQPDRYQAWTQGKDSCPLDHSLATPSTTPELQSWLQRRRRKAPSTSSLHYPHACSKRLKTVDSAPEKGGGRRSREAALTSKSEDNEDSIKHQNQSQYSGLTGPCRQMCVVKVTRVENDLLAHSTRQVKDDSPLLIPTSRQSDLDLGHTSSQTSLIFNEGRVSTNSNSTAHPGPELTSDSSVTVDVTLDSERTAESPYRRTKLNCEPVSIKSALSIPVTHSARLNSTGTAILFSETDSQQSKIETEEQVADLLTENSIDCCTSALYKEQSSIRLDSALQGLETSENRTNAEIHNASFSEMPLLMPELIEERVNPQSLAPEMPSLTLAVRPDTTNHRPHSPNINAPVLYLEKSHSPPVTTDDVGTCSERHFPDWLFVALQEGASQTQNSISDTFRAKPASPSLVSKWGPPEESKQEGYEHIPSADRNTQNESISKITSQSILQCSTVADVDSMDTCDSEMASGDKQSSLSLQEQLTCSQGPYMESKPFTIWKNLSSQNPAVLIESLQPELVVGLTTGVSSLTDYAHDSLPYTMWSESGCQKEKFPDSPNSSPCTQTWTNLEPIPMQCHIGDMAPNAPPDLKEQYLELEPAEACVLREQTDSQEPQEEEFKGQEYYEGPKSEDDGSVSDSDSCESGNKGADSSSESSEENAMSDPEYVETSLEPGEVCTYHMQTVKKIAKSWRHPLRKPTARAVPSAVKQQAASDDETLEDCATKEEEPEAEEWAKPLAHLWQHRKAHFQYEREYNTTAAKTSPHCAVCTLFMPYYQPDHFEERRHDVLMNAATESLGSSSQEAGLRSQPLIPEICFAYQEGPCPLNTLLEEDGSSPLVACNSCCVQVHASCYGVATHDVSPVWTCDRCVSGDLAAGCCLCNLRGGALKRTSDDRWVHVMCAVGLPEVKFIDVVKRAPIDISAIPVQRYKLKCIYCRNRIKKLSGACIQCLCGRCPTSFHVTCAHAAGVLMEPDDWPYVVFITCHRHQSRSSSSKVKVSKSELELGQTVISKHKNLRYYSSCVTQVMAQTFYEVMFDDGSFSNDTFPEDIVSRDCAQLGPPEVGEAVQVKWPDGLFYGAKYLGSNTSYMYQVEFEDGSQVLAKREDIYTLDEDLPKNVKGRLSTASSMRFQDAFFTTQGERKRQRTPNSRFQTDFIAHISPRTFTRNSETCSKANKWKNGEGLF